Proteins from a genomic interval of Petrotoga mexicana DSM 14811:
- a CDS encoding transposase encodes MFYQEKRKGNRYLRKAVYIAATTAIQNNEYFKNYYMKLRTRGKSHTVAMLAVVGKLLRIIYSLVKNGKKYDPNYHYKLQNQELRVHGNYTAKKLKREIVT; translated from the coding sequence TTGTTTTATCAAGAGAAAAGAAAAGGTAACAGGTACCTAAGAAAAGCTGTTTACATCGCTGCCACCACTGCTATTCAAAACAATGAATACTTCAAGAATTATTACATGAAACTGCGTACTAGAGGTAAATCACATACTGTTGCTATGTTAGCTGTAGTGGGAAAATTGTTGAGAATAATATATTCACTGGTAAAGAACGGGAAAAAATATGATCCTAACTATCATTACAAGTTACAAAATCAAGAATTGAGAGTTCATGGCAATTATACAGCAAAAAAATTAAAAAGAGAAATAGTAACCTGA
- a CDS encoding transposase: MFKLESDQKLFKEKLKETLNNSSNDVIKNQVELIQSLDGFSKSALNIVAETGDISRFHSASALVAFVDIDPRTEESGQMKKGCFIKRKEKVTGT, encoded by the coding sequence TTGTTCAAACTTGAATCAGATCAAAAGCTCTTCAAAGAAAAATTAAAAGAAACCTTGAACAATTCATCAAACGATGTAATTAAAAACCAGGTAGAATTAATACAATCTCTTGATGGTTTCAGCAAATCAGCTTTAAATATTGTAGCAGAAACAGGAGATATCAGCCGATTCCATTCTGCTTCTGCCTTGGTGGCTTTCGTTGACATCGATCCTCGTACGGAGGAATCAGGTCAAATGAAAAAAGGTTGTTTTATCAAGAGAAAAGAAAAGGTAACAGGTACCTAA